The following is a genomic window from Chryseobacterium ginsenosidimutans.
CCTGCATTATTCACCAAAATATCGAGCGTTGCCCAATCTTTCTTAATCTTATCGATGCATTTTTTCCTGAAAGCTTTTTTAGAAACATCACCTTTCAGCAAGATACATTTCTGACCCTCCTTTTCAATTAATTTCTGAGTTTCTTTAGCATCATTATCGCTTTCCTTATAAATGACAGCAACGTCTGCGCCTTCTCTTGCAAAATGCACTGCAACGGCCTGCCCTATTCCGCTATCTCCACCGGAAATAACGGCTTTTTTATTAAGAAGCTTTTTACTTCCTAAGTAATTTTCACGGATAATTTCAGGAAACAGTCCGTCTTGAGGGACTTTTGATTTAGATTCTGACTTGTTCTGTGTTTTCATATGCAAATCTTTTTTCTAAACAACATCAAACAATAAGCCGAAATAAGTTTAAGAACTATAAGCTTCTTCCAAATCTTTAATAATGATTTTCTGCATTCTCATCATTGCCTGAACTACTTTCTGTGCTTTTTCCTGATCCGAATCACTCATCAACTGGATTAGTTTTTTAGGAACAATCTGCCAGCTGAAACCGTATTTATCTTTTAGCCAGCCGCACATGCTTTCTCTTCCCCCATCAGAAGTCAGTGTGTTCCAAAGATGATCGGTCTGCTCCTGATCATCGGTCATAATTACCATTGAGATCCCTTCGTTGAAATCGAATTGATGATCATAAGAATTATCCATACAGAAAAAACTGTAACCATCAATTTCAAAATGTGCATGCTGAATATTTTCTGCAGGTTCAGAAGCGGGATGTCCTTCGCTGCCGTCGCCATATCTCAAAATATTTCCGATTTTAGAATTTGGAAAAGTTTTGGTATATAATTCTATTGCTTCCATAGCTTTTCCATTGTTTTCATGGATAAACATCAATGTCGGAATAATTTTTTGTTCGGCTTTATTTTCACCTAAAAATATTTGCCAGGTAACATCATATTTGTCTTTAAGCCAGCCGTACTTTTTACTCCAGGAATAAGAATCCAGAGGCATTAGAGCCGTTCCGCCATCCATCAGTTGATCCCAGTATTTCTGAATCTCATCTTCTGTTTCACAAATTACCATAAAAGAAACTGAAGCATTTTTTTTGAACTGCGGACCGCCGTTTAGAAGCATCAGTTTCTGCCCAAAAAGGTCAATATTCATAACAACAGGAGTATCTGCTGTAATTTTACCGCCAAATATTCTGCAGTAAAATTCTGCAGATTCTTTTGCATCTCCATCGTACCAAAGACATGGAAAAATATCGTTGTTCATATAAAATTTTAATTAGTGTTGATTATTTTAAACACAAGTTCTTTAAAATATTCTCAATAAACTTTTTATTATGTTTATTTGCAATATATTCGTACACTGTTGTTTAGATATTTAATTATTTTTAAAAGAAACATGATTTTCTTTCATATAGATCTTTAACTTTTCTATTGTATTTTTTCCGAAACCATGAAGTTCCATAATTTCTTTTTCAGAATAATCTGATAACTTCTCCAGAGAATCTATTTTTTCTTTTTCCAAGGCTTTTCTTGCAGGCATTGCAATTATACCTCTCAAAAAATCTCCTTCCACAACATGACCAACGACATAAATAGAGCTTAAACATTTAGCCATTATTATTAAGTTTATCATGACGCAAAGGCATTTTAATTGTTTTCTACGTATTTATGAAAATTGTCCAGGATAGCATACCATCCATCTCTTTGCATTTCTGCAGAGTTTTGTTTTTCCGGATCGAATATTTCGGTAACTTTTGTTGTATTCTCATCAATTCTATCAAAAATAACCTCTACTTTTCTTCCATCTTCCAAATGGTATTTTATTATTTCATTGGGAATAACTTCATCATAAAATCCTTCAAAATCAAATCCAAAACTTCCGTCTTTCGCTTCCATTCTGGTTTTAAATTTTCCTCCAACCTTCAAGTCGTTTTCAGAACTTGGACATTGCCATGTCTCATGGGCAAAATTCCATTTTGTAATGTGTGCGGGAGTATTAAAATAATCCCAAACTTTTTCAACAGGGGCTAAAATCGTAATGTCAATTTTAATAGGTTCCATAAATTATATTTTTTTAATAGTGGAATAAAGGGCAACCAAAATTCAGTCGCCCTCTTTTATAATTTAGTTTAAAGATAGGATTATTTTGTATATTCTTCATTATAGTTCACCATCCAATGAACACCATATTTGTCTTGAAAGCTACCAAAATAGTCACCCCAAAACTGGTCTTCAATTGGCATTTCTATATTTCCACCTTCAGAAAGTCCTTTAAAAAGCCTATCTGCTTCTTCTCTTGATTCCGGGAAAATTGAAACGTAATTGTTATTTCCAACTGTTAAATTTTGCCCGAAGCTAGGAACAATATCCGAAGCCATCAGCAAATCACCGCCGATCGGAAGTGCAATATGCATCACTCTGTTTTTTTCTTCATCCGAAAGGTTTTCAGTTCCGGGAGCATTTCCCATTTTATTAATTTCACCAAGAAATTCTCCTCCGAAAACAGATTTGTAAAAAGTAAAAGCTTCTTCTGCTTTTCCATCGAAGTTTAAGTATGGATTTAATTTTGCCATGATATTTATTTTTTAAGTTGTTTTGTTTTTTAATGTAAAAGGCACAAAGATTTCATTCAGCAAAGATTGAAAGTCCTTTTTTATTCATTTTGTTTGTCATTGTGATGAAGGAAGAGCCTCTCCTGCTCATATAAAACTTATATTTTAGCCTAAAAGATTAATTATTTAAAAATTTTTCGACTCCACTCGCTGTAAAATCAATTAAGTTCTTGTCGATATTTCCTCCGAAATCCGCCATCATATAAGAGCCGTGAGTTGCAGGAAGAATCATCAATTGTGAACCATCCACCAAACGCCACATTTCAACAACATGTTCCGGTTTTATCACATCTTTATCTCCTGAAATGAATAAAGCGGGGGATTGTATTGATGTTAAAATATCTTCGTCCCAGTCATTGAAAGTCTGCATTCTTTTGCTGTCTTTATCGAACATATTTTCAAGCTTTGAAAAGTCAGGATTTAGGTTTAAAAAATTAATTTTAAGTGGTTCAGGCATTGACTCCATTGTTGCTTCCATCATGCCTTCAAAAAAGCCGTCCA
Proteins encoded in this region:
- a CDS encoding VOC family protein produces the protein MNNDIFPCLWYDGDAKESAEFYCRIFGGKITADTPVVMNIDLFGQKLMLLNGGPQFKKNASVSFMVICETEDEIQKYWDQLMDGGTALMPLDSYSWSKKYGWLKDKYDVTWQIFLGENKAEQKIIPTLMFIHENNGKAMEAIELYTKTFPNSKIGNILRYGDGSEGHPASEPAENIQHAHFEIDGYSFFCMDNSYDHQFDFNEGISMVIMTDDQEQTDHLWNTLTSDGGRESMCGWLKDKYGFSWQIVPKKLIQLMSDSDQEKAQKVVQAMMRMQKIIIKDLEEAYSS
- a CDS encoding DNA-directed RNA polymerase subunit alpha C-terminal domain-containing protein, which gives rise to MAKCLSSIYVVGHVVEGDFLRGIIAMPARKALEKEKIDSLEKLSDYSEKEIMELHGFGKNTIEKLKIYMKENHVSFKNN
- a CDS encoding SRPBCC family protein — protein: MEPIKIDITILAPVEKVWDYFNTPAHITKWNFAHETWQCPSSENDLKVGGKFKTRMEAKDGSFGFDFEGFYDEVIPNEIIKYHLEDGRKVEVIFDRIDENTTKVTEIFDPEKQNSAEMQRDGWYAILDNFHKYVENN
- a CDS encoding VOC family protein — translated: MAKLNPYLNFDGKAEEAFTFYKSVFGGEFLGEINKMGNAPGTENLSDEEKNRVMHIALPIGGDLLMASDIVPSFGQNLTVGNNNYVSIFPESREEADRLFKGLSEGGNIEMPIEDQFWGDYFGSFQDKYGVHWMVNYNEEYTK